The following nucleotide sequence is from Candidatus Eisenbacteria bacterium.
GAGGTAATACAGGGCGACTTCGGCCCTGATTCTGCGTAGTCTTTTCGGCCATGGAACGTCCCGCCTCCTATCGCCCGACCACCCGCGTGCTGACGGTGCTCGAGTTGCTGCAGACCCACGAGCGCATGAGTGGTCCCGAACTGGCGCGGCGCCTCGGCGTGGATCCGCGTACGGCGCGCCGCTACATCACGCAGCTCGAAGCGCTCGGCATTCCGATCACGGCGGAACGCGGTCGCAATGGCGCCTATGCGCTGGTCGCCGGCTTCAAGCTGCCCCCCATGATGTTCACAGAGGACGAAGCGCTCGCGGTCGCGGTCGGACTGCTGGCCGCGCGCGATCTGGGGCTCGCGAGTGCGGCACCCGCCGTCGCGAGCGCGCAGGCCAAGCTCGAACGCGTGATGCCCGCAACACTGCGTCATCGGGTGCGCGCGGTCGACGAGACCGTGGCGCTCGATCTGGCGCGCGCGACCCCGAGTGCCGACAACGCGGCGCTCGTCACACTGACCGAAGCGGCGCGCGAGCGTCGTCGGGTGCGGATGCGCTATCGCGCCGCCGCGGGTGAGGTCACCGAGCGCGAGTTCGATCCCTACGGACTCGCGTATCGCGGAGGCTGCTGGTACGTGGTCGGGCATTGCCATCTGCGGCTCGGATTGCGCTCGTTTCGACTCGATCGGGTGGTGACGGCGGCGGCCGGCGAGTCGCGCTTCGAGCGCCCGGCGGACTTCGACGCGCTCGAACATCTGACCTTCGCGTTCGCGACCATTCCGCGCGCGTTCGGAGTCGAGCTGCTGCTCGAGACCGACCTCGCGACCGCGCGGGCCCAGCACGCCCACACGCTCGGTGCGCTCGAGACGGTCGCCAGGGGCGTGCGACTGCGCGGACAGGTCGACGACCTGGCGTGGCTCGCGCGCGAGTTGTCGCGATGGTCGTTCGAGTTCCGGATCCTGCGGCCGGCGGCGTTGCGGGTGG
It contains:
- a CDS encoding YafY family transcriptional regulator, coding for MERPASYRPTTRVLTVLELLQTHERMSGPELARRLGVDPRTARRYITQLEALGIPITAERGRNGAYALVAGFKLPPMMFTEDEALAVAVGLLAARDLGLASAAPAVASAQAKLERVMPATLRHRVRAVDETVALDLARATPSADNAALVTLTEAARERRRVRMRYRAAAGEVTEREFDPYGLAYRGGCWYVVGHCHLRLGLRSFRLDRVVTAAAGESRFERPADFDALEHLTFAFATIPRAFGVELLLETDLATARAQHAHTLGALETVARGVRLRGQVDDLAWLARELSRWSFEFRILRPAALRVALRDHARTLRARAARGRSR